Proteins co-encoded in one Cinclus cinclus chromosome 17, bCinCin1.1, whole genome shotgun sequence genomic window:
- the ANHX gene encoding anomalous homeobox protein isoform X2: MMMNEFMAMLKKNENEHPPPTKLLNLAGELCQEHESSSPSLEKLVEAMMESKNKRYFLTNIHVVRAFVSVHIHKGQHDAACRLLEYCKAEEKEELVQLWHEIHYRRVMEKHQTDALTPLQKFRCRKRNPPPISLCPEGLKNRNYSEKVRQHLYRFATEVTANPDKKQREGLARDMNLQPTQVYNWFANYRRRQKSRRLDVEELNNSCPERALASHTNEPQDKGSNTPQTADEPRAGVSLEQTEITPMPCEPGWEQSAPEGTYLKMLESSCVWSPELCEVGTSVALFNTPSAEQPVPFGTGAVMEAGTCFGSPILLPGEAVTRAAASPWQGSFVLHSYESRPFPNYWLPVWWAPYSTRGVSGSVWTPGVEVHLRLCLTSLSAHLFLHPVWKKAKPWDKARSWRNQLLTL; this comes from the exons ATGATGATGAACGAGTTCATGGCCATGttaaagaagaatgaaaatgagCATCCCCCACCCACCAAGCTGTTGAATCTAGCAGGAGAGCTTTGCCAGGAGCATGAGAGCTCATCTCCTAGTCTGGAGAAGCTGGTTGAAGCCATGATGGAATCCAAGAACAAGAGATATTTTCTCACTAACATCCATGTTGTCCGGGCTTTTGTGTCTGTTCATATCCATAAAGGGCAACATGATGCAGCCTGCAGACTCCTGGAG TACTGCAAGGcggaagagaaggaagaactgGTGCAGCTCTGGCATGAGATTCACTACCGGAGGGTTATGGAGAAACACCAGACAGATGCTCTGACACCACTGCAGAAATTCCGTTGCAGGAAGAG GAATCCTCCACCTATTTCCCTTTGTCCTGAAGGACTGAAGAATCGAAACTATTCAGAAAAAGTACGCCAGCACCTGTACAGGTTTGCTACAGAGGTGACAGCAAATCCAGACAAGAAACAGCGG GAGGGATTGGCTCGGGACATGAACCTGCAGCCAACTCAAGTCTATAACTGGTTTGCAAATTATCGACGACGTCAAAAATCCCGCCGTCTTGATGTGGAAGAGCTCAACAATTCATGTCCTGAGAGGGCTTTGGCTTCCCACACAAATGAGCCACAGGATAAAGGATCCAACACTCCACAAACTGCAG ATGAACCTCGTGCGGGCGTCAGCCTTGAGCAAACGGAGATAACTCCCATGCCCTGTGAGCCAGGATGGGAGCAGTCAGCTCCTGAAGGAACATATTTAAAGATGCTGGAATCCAG CTGTGTGTGGAGCCCTGAGCTGTGTGAAGTTGGAACAAGCGTGGCTTTGTTCAACACTCCCAGTGCTGAACAACCTGTACCTTTTGGCACTGGGGCTGTGATGGAAGCAGGAACCTGCTTTGGCTCTCCTATactgctgcctggagaagcagtgaccagggctgctgccagtccctggcaagggaGCTTTGTCCTGCACTCTTACGAGTCCCGTCCCTTCCCGAACTATTGGCTGCCAGTGTGGTGGGCCCCTTACAGCACCAGAGGAGTCTCTGGCTCTGTGTGGACCCCAGGTGTAGAAG TTCATCTCAGACTGTGTTTGACAAGCCTCAGTGCCCACCTGTTTCTGCACCCAGTGTGGAAGAAAGCCAAGCCTTGGGACAAAGCCAG GTCCTGGAGGAACCAGCTGTTGACTCTCTAA
- the ANHX gene encoding anomalous homeobox protein isoform X1 — protein MMMNEFMAMLKKNENEHPPPTKLLNLAGELCQEHESSSPSLEKLVEAMMESKNKRYFLTNIHVVRAFVSVHIHKGQHDAACRLLEYCKAEEKEELVQLWHEIHYRRVMEKHQTDALTPLQKFRCRKRNPPPISLCPEGLKNRNYSEKVRQHLYRFATEVTANPDKKQREGLARDMNLQPTQVYNWFANYRRRQKSRRLDVEELNNSCPERALASHTNEPQDKGSNTPQTADEPRAGVSLEQTEITPMPCEPGWEQSAPEGTYLKMLESSCVWSPELCEVGTSVALFNTPSAEQPVPFGTGAVMEAGTCFGSPILLPGEAVTRAAASPWQGSFVLHSYESRPFPNYWLPVWWAPYSTRGVSGSVWTPGVEAGVRVPLSTVPQGVCVEASSERIIQQSDLHDESLILRGGQLGTLESIPHSSSQTVFDKPQCPPVSAPSVEESQALGQSQVRTHLKFRERSSVHATPCSSQRRCEIPYHI, from the exons ATGATGATGAACGAGTTCATGGCCATGttaaagaagaatgaaaatgagCATCCCCCACCCACCAAGCTGTTGAATCTAGCAGGAGAGCTTTGCCAGGAGCATGAGAGCTCATCTCCTAGTCTGGAGAAGCTGGTTGAAGCCATGATGGAATCCAAGAACAAGAGATATTTTCTCACTAACATCCATGTTGTCCGGGCTTTTGTGTCTGTTCATATCCATAAAGGGCAACATGATGCAGCCTGCAGACTCCTGGAG TACTGCAAGGcggaagagaaggaagaactgGTGCAGCTCTGGCATGAGATTCACTACCGGAGGGTTATGGAGAAACACCAGACAGATGCTCTGACACCACTGCAGAAATTCCGTTGCAGGAAGAG GAATCCTCCACCTATTTCCCTTTGTCCTGAAGGACTGAAGAATCGAAACTATTCAGAAAAAGTACGCCAGCACCTGTACAGGTTTGCTACAGAGGTGACAGCAAATCCAGACAAGAAACAGCGG GAGGGATTGGCTCGGGACATGAACCTGCAGCCAACTCAAGTCTATAACTGGTTTGCAAATTATCGACGACGTCAAAAATCCCGCCGTCTTGATGTGGAAGAGCTCAACAATTCATGTCCTGAGAGGGCTTTGGCTTCCCACACAAATGAGCCACAGGATAAAGGATCCAACACTCCACAAACTGCAG ATGAACCTCGTGCGGGCGTCAGCCTTGAGCAAACGGAGATAACTCCCATGCCCTGTGAGCCAGGATGGGAGCAGTCAGCTCCTGAAGGAACATATTTAAAGATGCTGGAATCCAG CTGTGTGTGGAGCCCTGAGCTGTGTGAAGTTGGAACAAGCGTGGCTTTGTTCAACACTCCCAGTGCTGAACAACCTGTACCTTTTGGCACTGGGGCTGTGATGGAAGCAGGAACCTGCTTTGGCTCTCCTATactgctgcctggagaagcagtgaccagggctgctgccagtccctggcaagggaGCTTTGTCCTGCACTCTTACGAGTCCCGTCCCTTCCCGAACTATTGGCTGCCAGTGTGGTGGGCCCCTTACAGCACCAGAGGAGTCTCTGGCTCTGTGTGGACCCCAGGTGTAGAAG CAGGTGTCAGAGTTCCCTTGAGCACAGTCCCTCAAGGTGTCTGTGTTGAAGCCAGCTCAGAAAGAATCATTCAGCAGTCAGATTTACATGATGAAAGCTTAATCCTTAGAGGAGGACAGCTAGGGACCCTGGAATCTATTCCCCACAG TTCATCTCAGACTGTGTTTGACAAGCCTCAGTGCCCACCTGTTTCTGCACCCAGTGTGGAAGAAAGCCAAGCCTTGGGACAAAGCCAGGTAAGAACACACCTAAAGTTCAGAGAAAGGAGCTCTGTACACGCAACcccctgcagctctcagaggAGATGTGAAATCCCATATCATATTTAG